A single window of Drosophila suzukii chromosome 3, CBGP_Dsuzu_IsoJpt1.0, whole genome shotgun sequence DNA harbors:
- the LOC108012843 gene encoding coiled-coil-helix-coiled-coil-helix domain-containing protein 7 — MPRNLNAERDNPCLKEQELSFKCLNKNNFDRDKCEVYFANYNNCKEFWNKVKSERRAKGIAPYLPPLEERDAIKSEYMKGKPQQS, encoded by the exons aTGCCTCGCAATCTAAATGCAGAGAGGGACAATCCCTGCCTGAAG GAACAGGAGCTGTCGTTTAAATGCCTCAACAAAAACAACTTTGATCGCGACAAGTGCGAAGTTTATTTTGCAAATTATAATAATTGCAAGGAGTTCTGG AACAAAGTAAAAAGCGAAAGAAGAGCCAAAGGAATAGCTCCATATTTGCCGCCTTTGGAGGAACGCGATGCTATAAAATCCGAATACATGAAAGGAAAACCCCAACAAAGCTGA
- the LOC108012840 gene encoding distal membrane-arm assembly complex protein 2, with translation MLQSLSRGFRPLGRCGNRMASTLPTNQVQPGEEVEVSATVKRIRAELAADKQKLKWRTPIGDRPEDWSSKLKLFSNAEQTSDFIVMMQKPIDLSPRNIRQWWDNREERIERHMQQFVPERHKILGAELAAAHFILYRGGAAKFLNDSRWHRATEDGEFNLPNKFDPRYKVEALRCDNMVLYYEGLENLRCLDSLKFLSFHNVKTFDDWCLDRISGGGFTHLEVLDLSGTEITTNGLSCLYRLPQLKLLILDDPKETLELELATAMLEESMPALKIVGADVIHSQG, from the coding sequence ATGTTGCAGAGCCTGTCGCGTGGATTTCGTCCCCTAGGGCGATGTGGCAATCGGATGGCCTCCACCCTGCCCACAAATCAGGTGCAGCCAGGCGAGGAAGTGGAGGTCAGTGCGACGGTGAAGAGGATTCGCGCGGAATTGGCCGCCGACAAGCAGAAACTAAAGTGGAGAACTCCCATTGGCGACCGGCCGGAGGATTGGAGCAGCAAGCTAAAACTCTTCTCCAACGCCGAGCAGACCTCCGATTTCATTGTGATGATGCAGAAGCCCATCGATCTGAGTCCCAGGAACATACGGCAGTGGTGGGACAACCGGGAGGAGCGGATCGAGCGGCACATGCAGCAGTTTGTCCCGGAAAGGCACAAGATTCTGGGCGCCGAACTGGCTGCGGCGCATTTCATCCTGTATCGCGGTGGTGCCGCGAAGTTCCTCAACGATTCCCGCTGGCATCGGGCCACCGAGGATGGTGAATTCAACCTGCCCAATAAGTTCGATCCTCGCTACAAGGTGGAGGCCTTGAGGTGTGATAACATGGTCCTCTACTACGAGGGTCTGGAGAATCTGCGCTGCCTGGATTCCCTCAAGTTTCTGTCCTTCCACAACGTCAAAACCTTCGATGACTGGTGTCTGGACAGGATTTCGGGTGGTGGCTTCACGCATCTGGAAGTGCTCGACCTCTCGGGCACCGAAATTACCACCAATGGACTGTCTTGTCTGTACCGCCTCCCGCAGCTTAAATTACTTATCCTCGATGATCCCAAGGAGACTCTGGAGTTGGAATTGGCCACGGCCATGCTGGAGGAGTCCATGCCGGCTCTAAAAATAGTGGGCGCCGATGTTATTCACAGCCAAGGCTAA
- the LOC108012602 gene encoding vacuolar protein sorting-associated protein 26C — protein MGSLLFDIKLKRENKVYHENDMLLGCVQFQCSQETKHEGITLYLEGIVNLQLSAKTVGLFDAFYNSVKPINLLQNSLELSAPGKLSAGRSEFHFELPLVCKKEPRILYETYHGVFINVNYQLNCTLKRNFLGKSMNRIQQFCVQYKPVPLGEDSLKVVPFSLSPDSLQKNASAKERLSMPRFLITGRLDRSENCVTTPITGSITVQHTEAAIKSIEMQLVRVETCGCDEGYSKDATEIQTIQIADGNVLPKLELPIYMVLPRLFTCPTLLTKNFKIEFELNLVVVFKEDYTVSENFKIVLKRSAGPLPSKITTAGR, from the exons ATGGGTTCGTTACTCtttgatattaaattaaagAGAGAGAATAAGGTTTACCACGAAAAT GACATGCTGTTGGGCTGCGTCCAGTTTCAGTGCTCGCAGGAGACGAAACACGAAGGCATTACATTGTATCTGGAGGGAATCGTTAATCTGCAATTAAGCGCCAAGACAGTGGGCCTATTCGATGCTTTCTATAACTCGGTGAAACCCATTAATCTGCTGCAGAACAGCCTGGAGTTATCTGCACCCGGAAAGCTGAGCGCCGGTCGCTCGGAGTTCCATTTCGAACTGCCTTTGGTGTGCAAAAAGGAACCGCGAATTCTTTATGAAACTTACCATGGTGTTTTCATCAATGTTAATTACCAGCTCAATTGCACTCTAAAGCGGAATTTTCTGGGCAAATCCATGAACAGAATCCAACAGTTCTGCGTTCAGTATAAACCAGTGCCTTTGGGTGAGGATTCCCTCAAGGTTGTGCCCTTCAGTTTGAGCCCAGATTCGCTGCAGAAGAATGCCAGCGCCAAGGAAAGATTGTCCATGCCAAGGTTCCTCATCACAGGACGTCTGGATCGAAGTGAAAACTGTGTAACCACCCCGATTACCGGTAGCATTACGGTTCAGCACACCGAGGCGGCCATCAAGTCCATTGAAATGCAATTGGTTCGCGTGGAAACCTGCGGATGCGATGAGGGATATTCCAAGGATGCCACCGAAATCCAGACCATTCAAATAGCCGATGGTAATGTGCTGCCGAAGCTGGAACTACCCATCTATATGGTCCTGCCCAGGTTGTTCACCTGCCCCACGCTGCTCACCAAGAATTTCAAAATAG AGTTTGAACTGAATCTGGTTGTGGTGTTTAAGGAGGACTACACTGTCAgtgaaaactttaaaatagttttaaagCGCTCGGCGGGTCCCTTGCCCAGCAAAATAACTACTGCAGGACGTTAA